From Debaryomyces hansenii CBS767 chromosome C complete sequence, a single genomic window includes:
- a CDS encoding DEHA2C07986p (similar to uniprot|Q12052 Saccharomyces cerevisiae YPL157w TGS1 TrimethylGuanosine Synthase): MSSGTESIDQDDYAIEDENELLMHNQNTLPKNCKKYWNKRYSLFSKFDEGIYMTAELWFSVTPEDIAIYTAQLVSEIMPECRKVLDICCGGGGNTIQFANYFPSVGSIDINPSNMKCTLHNARVYGVEDRIWSKVGDWNQFSSVLADGSPNQSWIPPHLRNVKTPSAIFDFVFCSPPWGGPSYKDTNGFDVYNMQPFPIDQLCHQVMQYTQNFGLFLPRSTNLDQLRRLTTDIYGQSGKCRIIFLNINGYCKGLLALFGPSVSADLVDCHSFLPEEQYSEY; the protein is encoded by the coding sequence ATGAGTAGTGGTACAGAGTCGATAGACCAAGATGACTATGCTATTGAAGACGAGAATGAGTTGCTAATGCATAACCAAAATACGCTTCCAAAGAACTGCAAAAAATACTGGAACAAGAGATATAGTTTGTTTAGTAAATTCGACGAGGGCATTTACATGACAGCAGAGCTTTGGTTTTCCGTCACCCCCGAGGATATTGCCATATATACCGCCCAGTTAGTACTGGAAATCATGCCTGAGTGTCGTAAAGTGTTGGATATATGTTGTGGTGGCGGTGGAAATACTATACAATTCGCCAACTATTTTCCTAGTGTTGGGTCAATCGACATCAATCCGTCCAATATGAAGTGTACTTTGCACAATGCACGTGTGTATGGTGTGGAAGACCGTATCTGGTCCAAAGTAGGCGACTGGAACCAATTCAGTCTGGTTTTGGCTGACGGATCGCCAAATCAGCTGTGGATCCCTCCCCACCTACGCAATGTCAAAACCCCTTCAGCCATTTTTGACTTCGTGTTTTGCTCTCCTCCATGGGGCGGTCCTTCCTACAAAGACACAAACGGATTCGACGTGTACAATATGCAGCCGTTTCCCATCGACCAATTGTGCCATCAAGTCATGCAATACACCCAGAATTTCGGACTCTTTCTTCCCAGAAGCACCAATCTTGACCAGCTCAGACGCTTGACCACCGATATATATGGACAATCGGGTAAATGCCgtattatcttcttgaaCATCAACGGTTATTGCAAGGGTCTACTTGCGCTCTTTGGTCCTTCTGTTTCTGCGGATTTAGTCGACTGTCACTCGTTTCTTCCCGAAGAACAGTACAGCGAATACTAA
- a CDS encoding DEHA2C07964p (similar to uniprot|P24279 Saccharomyces cerevisiae YEL032w MCM3 Protein involved in DNA replication) has product MDDTTQINEQPIDAVFGDRVRRFQEFLDKIDVEGTQYRTEIKDMLMKGRYRLCVSLDEIREFDKEFWRGLLNTPADYLPACERALRDTVLTIYDPTDSRYEVMDENQQFYLSFKGSFGDHQVSPRSINSHHLSQMVSIEGIVTRASLVRPKIIRSVHYAEKTSRFYAREYRDQTTSFDPISTAAIYPTEDLDGNKLTTEYGYSTYRDHQKISVQEMPETAPAGQLPRSVDVILDDDLVDLTKPGDRIQIVGVYRALGGAGNASASFRTVILANSVYPLHARSTGVASQEKLTDQDIRNINRLSKDKKIFEILSNSLAPSIYGFEYIKKAVLLMLLGGVEKNLDNGTHLRGDINILMVGDPSTAKSQILRFVLNTASLAIATTGRGSSGVGLTAAVTTDKETGERRLEAGAMVLADRGIVCIDEFDKMSDVDRVAIHEVMEQQTVTIAKAGIHTSLNARCSVIAAANPVFGQYDVHKDPHKNIALPDSLLSRFDLLFVVTDDVQATKDRIISEHVLRMHRFIPPGLLEGEPIRERSNLSLAVGDDSTNEQEELEQPIFEKFNSLLHSGVRSTKSNKTPTILSIPFMKKYVQYAKQRIKPVLSSKASEYIVNTYSALRNDLIDNNQRHTAPITARTLETLIRLASAHAKVRLSKTVEVKDAKIAEELLRFALFKEVTKKSKSKKQKTHHASDSEEEEEEEEAAEEEESDNEDLPPRNTRTRSRFRGQEQAAQDSPPADPASSPNEAEMEEHLDNLHITQPEQDAQDVKPLAETNESNRSASGISGERYSTFVRLMARAMQSSIFENESGAAPIEQVIDSINQDLEQEDVFAEDEITAAFDRMEAENKIMVGEGKVWKI; this is encoded by the coding sequence ATGGATGATACAACGCAAATAAATGAACAGCCTATCGATGCTGTTTTCGGTGATAGAGTCAGGAGGTTTCAAGAATTCTTGGATAAGATTGATGTGGAAGGTACACAATATAGAACCGAAATCAAAGACATGTTGATGAAGGGCAGATATAGATTATGTGTGTCATTGGATGAAATACgtgaatttgataaagaattcTGGAGAGGATTGTTAAATACTCCAGCAGACTATTTACCAGCGTGTGAAAGAGCATTGAGAGATACAGTATTGACTATATACGATCCTACAGATTCGAGGTACGAGGTGATGGACGAAAACCAACAATTTTACTTATCGTTCAAGGGGTCATTTGGTGATCACCAAGTGTCGCCCAGATCTATTAATTCGCATCATCTCTCGCAGATGGTTTCAATTGAGGGTATTGTGACGAGGGCTTCGTTGGTGCGTCCTAAGATTATAAGATCGGTGCATTATGCCGAAAAGACCAGCAGATTCTATGCTAGAGAATACAGAGACCAAACCACGTCGTTCGATCCAATTTCCACTGCCGCAATATATCCAACAGAAGATCTTGATGGTAATAAATTGACGACAGAATATGGGTACTCTACTTATAGGGATCACCAGAAAATATCGGTCCAAGAAATGCCAGAAACTGCTCCAGCAGGTCAATTGCCTAGATCTGTTGATGTTATATTAGATGACGATTTGGTTGATTTGACCAAGCCGGGTGACCGTATTCAAATTGTGGGTGTATATCGTGCGTTGGGAGGTGCTGGTAATGCCAGTGCATCGTTCAGAACTGTCATATTGGCTAATTCAGTCTACCCATTACACGCAAGATCGACGGGTGTTGCTTCTCAGGAGAAATTGACCGATCAAGacattagaaatattaataggTTGTCTAAAGACAAGAAGATCTTTGAAATCTTATCTAATTCCTTGGCACCTTCTATTTATGGATTTGAATACATTAAGAAAGCTGTTTTATTAATGCTTCTTGGTGGGGTAGAGAAGAATTTAGATAATGGTACCCATTTAAGAGGTGacattaatattttaatggTAGGTGATCCTTCTACTGCGAAATCTCAAATTTTAAGATTCGTTTTGAATACCGCTTCATTAGCCATTGCCACTACAGGTAGGGGTTCGTCTGGTGTTGGTTTGACAGCGGCTGTTACTACCGACAAAGAAACAGgagaaagaagattagAAGCCGGTGCGATGGTTTTAGCTGATAGGGGTATTGTTtgtattgatgaattcGATAAGATGTCTGACGTCGATCGTGTTGCTATCCACGAAGTTATGGAACAGCAAACAGTCACAATTGCGAAAGCAGGTATACATACTTCATTGAACGCTCGTTGTTCGGTTATTGCAGCTGCAAACCCAGTATTTGGTCAATATGACGTGCACAAAGACCCTcataaaaatattgcttTGCCAGACTCATTATTATCTcgttttgatttattattcgtTGTTACCGATGATGTTCAAGCTACAAAGGACAGAATTATTTCAGAACATGTTTTGAGAATGCACAGATTCATTCCTCCAGGATTGTTAGAGGGAGAACCAATTAGAGAAAGAAGTAACTTATCTTTAGCTGTTGGTGATGACTCAACCAacgaacaagaagaattagagcaaccaatatttgaaaaattcaattcgttATTACATTCAGGTGTTCGTTCTACCAAATCCAACAAAACCCCAACGATTTTGTCCATTCCATTCATGAAGAAATACGTCCAGTACGCCAAGCAAAGAATAAAGCCTGTTTTGAGTAGTAAGGCATCGGAATACATTGTGAATACTTACTCTGCATTGAGAAACgatttaattgataataatcaaaGACATACAGCTCCAATTACTGCCAGAACTTTGGAAACCTTGATTCGTTTGGCATCTGCCCACGCTAAGGTCAGATTATCCAAGACTGTTGAAGTAAAGGATGCTAAGATTGCAGAGGAATTATTGAGGTTTGCATTGTTCAAAGAGGTCACAAAGAAATCTAAATCCAAGAAACAAAAGACTCACCATGCATCCGACtccgaagaagaagaagaagaagaagaggcggcagaggaagaagaatccGACAACGAAGACTTGCCACCAAGAAATACAAGAACAAGGTCTAGATTTAGGGGACAAGAACAAGCTGCACAAGATTCACCACCAGCTGACCCAGCATCATCTCCAAATGAAGCAGAAATGGAAGAACATCTTGATAACTTACACATCACACAACCAGAACAAGATGCTCAAGATGTGAAGCCATTGGCCGAGActaatgaatcaaatagATCGGCATCTGGAATAAGCGGTGAAAGGTACTCTACATTTGTAAGATTAATGGCTAGAGCAATgcaatcttcaattttcgAAAATGAATCGGGTGCTGCACCAATAGAGCAAGTTATTGACAGTATCAACCAAGATTTGGAGCAAGAGGATGTTTTCGccgaagatgaaattactGCTGCCTTTGACAGAATGGAAGCCGAGAACAAAATTATGGTTGGGGAAGGTAAAGTTTGGAAAATTTAG
- a CDS encoding DEHA2C07942p (similar to uniprot|Q06512 Saccharomyces cerevisiae YPR144c NOC4 Nucleolar protein), producing MAPKRKASNSLSSNKQKKTSNQKKSAILSVEEIQNLGDQIRTSSKHYNNFVQLLEQYTHIKKELSERESEEIETIGRQLSITLYKCFQYLLKNDEMKNKKSHDDKKKMVVKWLLDKYDAFKKIINEFIVQRLAFETSLQVDLLEIGLNLVKLESACMKSGENDLYFPTLTYKGLVEALLLSENGEIDSNGSTENFIILEFIEKFKKNWDLQFYFVNNLHETLNVWKAEKTTSQLRMIFANFYCIFKNQLLFTPETEVLEQEKTWIKHQLPSIAYKISQFKMQYQKCIIAILSYPLLISQYKSILLILHKRVIPYMAQPQSLMDFLTDSYDVGEDGVVPILALNSLYELMKRYNLEYPDFYTKLYSLLTPNLLYTRYRSRFFRLCDLFLSSTHLSANLIASFIKKLARLSITSSASGVVIVIPFIYNLLKRHPSCMIMLHNPDISAAQYEDTFNNDETDPLKTGAMGSSLWELEALMSHYHPNIATLAKIFGEPFKKLNYNLEDFLDWSYISLLDSEKNRRYKTLVALEFEEWDMLFDAKDRPDSTSVYAKGWCL from the coding sequence ATGGCACCAAAGAGAAAGGCATCCAACTCTTTGAGttcaaataaacaaaagaaaacttCAAATCAGAAAAAAAGTGCTATATTATCCGTAGAAGAAATACAAAATCTTGGGGATCAAATAAGGACCTCATCGAAGCATTATAACAACTTTGTACAATTATTAGAACAGTATACCCACATCAAGAAGGAGTTATCAGAGAGAGAATCAGAGGAAATAGAAACTATAGGTCGTCAACTTTCTATTACGTTATATAAATGTTTCCAATACTTACTTAAAAATGACGAGATgaaaaataagaaatctCATGAtgacaagaagaaaatggtAGTAAAGTGGCTTTTGGATAAGTACGATGCATTCAAGAAGATCATAAACGAGTTTATTGTACAAAGATTGGCATTTGAAACGTCATTACAGGTTGACTTATTAGAAATAGGATTAAACTTGGTGAAGTTGGAGAGTGCATGCATGAAATCAGGCGAGAACGATTTATATTTCCCTACATTGACATACAAAGGATTAGTGGAAGCATTGTTGTTAAGCGAGAATGGAGAGATTGATTCCAATGGATCTACGGagaatttcattattttggaatttatTGAGAAGTTTAAGAAGAATTGGGACTTACAGTTCTATTTTGTCAACAACTTGCATGAGACATTAAATGTATGGAAAGCAGAAAAGACGACTTCACAATTGAGAATGATATTCGCTAACTTTTACTGCATATTCAAGAaccaattattattcacGCCTGAAACAGAAGTCcttgaacaagaaaagaCGTGGATTAAACATCAGCTCCCTTCGATAGCATACAAAATATCACAGTTTAAAATGCAATACCAGAAGTGTATCATTGCTATATTATCATATCCATTACTAATTTCCCAATAcaaatcaattttgctCATTTTGCACAAAAGAGTGATTCCATACATGGCTCAACCTCAGAGTTTGATGGATTTCTTAACTGACTCGTACGATGTTGGTGAAGATGGAGTTGTGCCTATTCTTGCGTTGAACTCTTTGTACGAACTTATGAAAAGATACAACTTGGAATATCCTGATTTCTACACAAAGTTGTACTCCTTATTGACACCAAACTTATTGTACACTCGTTACAGATCCAGGTTCTTCAGGTTATGTGATTTGTTCCTTTCGTCCACTCACTTGTCTGCCAATTTGATTGCATCcttcattaaaaaattgGCCAGATTATCTATAACGTCGAGTGCGTCGGGTGTGGTCATAGTTATCCCTTTCATCTATAACTTGTTAAAGAGACATCCTTCGTGTATGATTATGTTGCACAACCCTGATATTTCCGCTGCACAATATGAAGATACCTTCAACAATGACGAAACGGATCCTTTGAAAACTGGTGCGATGGGCTCATCCTTATGGGAATTGGAAGCCTTGATGTCCCATTACCATCCAAATATTGCTACGTTGGCTAAAATATTCGGCGAGCCGTTTAAAAAGCTCAACTACAATTTGGAAGATTTCTTGGACTGGAGTTATATATCTTTGTTAGATAGTGAAAAGAATAGAAGATACAAGACTCTTGTTGCTCTAGAATTCGAGGAATGGGATATGTTATTCGATGCTAAAGACAGACCCGACAGTACTTCAGTTTATGCTAAGGGCTGGTGCTTGTGA
- a CDS encoding DEHA2C08008p (similar to CA4473|IPF6447 Candida albicans): MEGINNNMKEDLSASRLLPGEGNVEATNRSPNSNRNVDNGMESIDETEFSNHYIQESFDKINDAISKIEGDKLTGITQELSYLRHVLDYQNTKIEKLTGLMADFLENKNQNAIISSLQAIQDGDNQKQAPEHEHMAQQVQGQSGDGDHDHDQVGDGSSGMPSYQDSLANASVHLESNMDPQLHQVAAAAVQQAEEQAAQVHQPNVNMDKYRKKIYLKRKTTPEDPSASSPQDPESLRDSKRPKISIDFLHNPMTVKEIYDEFTKGFRGQPPLCEMDSRFGKHEWRGDSRSKESKRYQRRKKLCDSIARGMQKYDKSAEEIIRYIEEFRGDKSLTWVMNGNLPSDLHI, translated from the coding sequence ATGGAAGGCATAAACAATAACATGAAAGAAGATTTGAGTGCTTCGAGGCTTTTACCGGGCGAGGGTAACGTTGAAGCTACCAATCGGTCCCCCAATTCGAACCGAAACGTTGATAATGGTATGGAAAGTATAGATGAGACAGAGTTCTCGAATCACTACATACAAGAAAGTTTCGACAAGATTAATGACGCTATTAGCAAGATCGAGGGAGATAAGTTGACGGGAATCACACAGGAGTTGTCGTACTTGAGACATGTGTTGGATTATCAGAACACGAAGATCGAGAAGTTGACGGGTTTGATGGCGGACTTTTTGGAGAACAAGAACCAGAATGCAATCATTAGCTCTTTACAGGCGATCCAGGACGGTGACAACCAGAAACAGGCCCCTGAACACGAACATATGGCCCAACAGGTACAGGGACAATCCGGAGATGGCGATCACGACCACGACCAGGTGGGTGACGGGTCATCGGGGATGCCATCGTACCAGGATTCGTTAGCCAATGCGTCGGTGCATCTCGAAAGCAATATGGACCCACAATTGCATCAGGTGGCGGCGGCCGCGGTGCAACAAGCGGAGGAACAAGCGGCACAGGTTCACCAACCCAACGTCAATATGGACAAATACCGCAAGAAGATTTACCTCAAGCGCAAGACCACTCCCGAAGACCCATCAGCGTCATCTCCACAGGATCCTGAGTCGCTTCGCGACTCCAAAAGACCCAAGATCTCCATCGACTTCCTCCACAATCCCATGACCGTTAAGGAGATCTACGACGAGTTCACCAAGGGTTTCCGCGGCCAACCACCGCTCTGCGAGATGGACTCTCGCTTTGGCAAACACGAATGGAGGGGCGACTCACGCTCCAAGGAATCCAAACGCTACCAGCGCAGAAAAAAGCTCTGTGACTCCATTGCCAGAGGCATGCAAAAGTATGACAAGTCCGCCGAAGAAATCATTCGCTACATCGAAGAGTTCCGTGGCGACAAATCGCTTACCTGGGTCATGAACGGTAATCTTCCCTCTGACCTACACATATAG